From a region of the Zingiber officinale cultivar Zhangliang chromosome 4B, Zo_v1.1, whole genome shotgun sequence genome:
- the LOC121976430 gene encoding uncharacterized protein LOC121976430: MASPPLPTAPPHPSLLIEIGPDGIARESPVIAYTEKIIEAEQLQLKRYIQENYSKIREVERELESLTLELKLTAGPKKAALEHMRKKIELSTEKIRAAKLKEEQAKKAWEAAVQAVKDEEAIKQKLCDDLNQLVQESTSTQFLRLEELKRRLEALNPNKVSSDAPDGKLDSNAVGPPMTVNQSTSVKVPNANAATNSSESTLSDAKRQVAEVKDKKRVMNTGRTKGSMILPKERGPVTGWTGSGFDVDSST, from the exons ATGGCATCTCCTCCGCTTCCTACTGCGCCCCCTCACCCTTCTCTGCTGATCGAGATCGGACCTGACGGCATCGCCAGAGAGTCCCCTGTCATTGCCTACACCGAGAAG ATCATCGAGGCAGAGCAGCTTCAACTGAAGAG GTATATACAAGAAAACTATTCAAAAATACGAGAAGTAGAACGTGAACTAGAGAGCCTTACATTAGAGTTGAAACTTACAGCTGGGCCAAAGAAAGCAG CACTTGAGCATATGCGAAAGAAGATTGAATTATCCACTGAGAAGATACGTGCTGCTAAACTGAAGGAAGAACAAGCAAAAAAG GCTTGGGAAGCTGCAGTTCAAGCTGTTAAAGATGAGGAGGCAATCAAGCAAAAGCTTTGTGATGATCTGAACCAGCTG GTCCAAGAAAGTACAAGCACTCAGTTTCTAAGATTGGAGGAACTAAAAAGACGGTTGGAAGCCCTAAACCCCAACAAAGTTTCTTCTGATGCACCA GATGGAAAATTGGATAGCAATGCTGTAGGACCTCCAATGACAGTGAATCAGTCAACGTCAGTTAAAGTTCCTAATGCAAATGCTGCAACCAATAGCAGTGAGTCAACATTATCAGATGCGAAGCGTCAAGTCGCAGAAGTGAAGGATAAAAAGAGAGTCATGAACACCGGGAGAACAAAGGGCAGCATGATCTTGCCAAAGGAAAGAGGACCTGTGACTGGCTGGACTGGTTCAGGATTCGATGTTGATAGTAGCACATGA